Proteins from one Candidatus Methylarchaceae archaeon HK02M2 genomic window:
- a CDS encoding B12-binding domain-containing radical SAM protein — protein sequence MQTKWAPPIGIAHLAGSLKAHGIHAHCIDLNPDYAHGAWISTEELGVEPKLEAAEKFRVKFHKTVYDWAKQALDGQPNLIGLSILYHGMLVPSLALAMEINNLSPDTVIILGGPFALPSNHALLSHVLQHKSVSGILQGEGEQAILDIVEAIEKSQPISNVPGMWTKQGERVVVTPTRTQLDPNELPLADFSDFDLKKYFQYRLLGAFPILGSRGCIRRCTFCNSRKHHPHFGQRSVEHLLKEIERDIKEYDIKEIVFADNLINGNPPVFKNICRALIGAKFGIRIYGFLALLPSVDEEMLDLMQDAGFSGILLALETPSTRVLKDMGKFLPREEIVRIIRGSVDRQIKPIIYLMHSFPSEREEDFLQLLHFVDDYNPSDFLEVATWPFRLSQIQPGELDMDFVRRFNIELLDGYGYDQHDARVAFGREPRWQSKWVNDDIKKERHLRIAKHLQEWYIKGQTLKA from the coding sequence AGAATTAGGGGTAGAACCTAAACTTGAAGCTGCTGAGAAATTTAGAGTTAAGTTTCATAAGACTGTTTATGATTGGGCGAAACAAGCATTGGATGGGCAACCTAATTTGATCGGCTTAAGTATCCTTTATCATGGTATGCTGGTACCTTCACTTGCCTTGGCAATGGAGATTAACAATCTTAGTCCAGATACAGTGATTATTTTAGGAGGCCCTTTTGCCCTTCCATCTAATCACGCTTTATTATCTCATGTGTTACAACATAAATCAGTTAGTGGAATATTACAGGGAGAAGGGGAACAGGCTATTTTGGACATTGTTGAGGCAATAGAAAAGTCGCAACCAATATCAAATGTCCCAGGAATGTGGACTAAGCAGGGAGAGCGAGTTGTAGTTACACCAACCAGAACTCAACTTGACCCTAATGAATTGCCTCTTGCAGATTTTAGCGATTTTGACCTAAAAAAATATTTCCAATATCGCCTGTTAGGCGCATTTCCTATATTAGGAAGCCGTGGGTGTATACGTCGTTGCACATTTTGCAATTCTCGTAAACATCATCCGCACTTTGGTCAGAGATCTGTTGAACATCTTCTGAAAGAAATTGAGAGAGATATAAAGGAATACGATATCAAGGAAATTGTATTTGCTGATAATCTTATTAATGGAAACCCTCCTGTATTCAAAAATATATGTCGAGCTTTAATAGGTGCAAAGTTTGGAATTAGAATTTATGGATTTTTAGCTTTATTACCTTCGGTTGACGAAGAAATGCTGGATTTGATGCAGGATGCAGGTTTTTCTGGTATCCTTTTAGCGTTGGAAACTCCTTCTACAAGAGTTCTAAAAGACATGGGAAAATTTCTACCTCGAGAAGAAATTGTAAGAATTATACGAGGTTCAGTAGATAGGCAAATAAAGCCTATTATCTATTTAATGCATAGTTTTCCTTCAGAAAGAGAAGAAGATTTTTTACAACTTCTTCATTTTGTTGATGATTATAACCCTTCTGACTTTTTAGAAGTGGCAACTTGGCCTTTCCGTCTATCTCAAATTCAACCTGGCGAGCTTGATATGGATTTTGTTCGTCGTTTTAACATTGAATTGCTTGATGGTTATGGATATGACCAACACGACGCACGAGTTGCTTTTGGACGAGAACCTCGCTGGCAAAGCAAGTGGGTCAATGATGATATTAAAAAAGAGAGGCATTTACGCATAGCTAAGCATCTACAAGAATGGTACATTAAGGGTCAGACATTAAAGGCCTAG